GAGGCCCAGGCTGCCATGGAGGAGCTCAATGGCCAGGATTTGATGGAACAGCCCATCAGCATCAACTGGTGTTTTTTTTCAAGGTCCGCCCAAAAGCAAgaggagataaaatggaaaacagagtaACTATCTTGGTAAGGAAATGTGAGCAGAACAGAACAGGGGCTTTGTATGTCACCCCCTCCTTTTCGCTAGAGGTGCCTGAAGACGCAGCAGGAGTCCAGACCAGAGGCGGCACTGACAGGTCCTCTGTTGTCCATGTGTTCTCCCCCGACATTCCATTTGATGGTGTGGCCTTGGAGAAATTGGGCTGGGGTAGAACTTGCTGTGTTCATATTTACTCTCACCCTACCTGCCCTGTGTTTGAGTTATGAATAAATGtcccatttttgttttctacaCTTAAACTTGCTTTCTGCTCTAAGTAGAGTTGAAAGTTCTGAAGCACTATTTTCAGTAAGGCAGTATAAGTCATTATGAAGATACTTCTCCCAGGGACTGAGTTCTACATGCGTTTTTACATTGGACATAATCTTAATTAAATATCAGCTGGAGTCAGAGTATAGACACAGCTCAGTATTTTTTTCTTAGAAGAGATCTAGAGTAGCAGTGAGATGTGCTTATGGTAATAATTCCGTACCTATATACTCTGTCCTAAGCAAATGGATGTTATAGGAATGTCTCTTTGGTTTCTCCTGCCCTACTTGCTCCTACATTTGTGTGTGCTTCTAGCTGTCTCAGGGGCATtctgccagacccttcttccctGGAGGACGCTGCGCCCGGTTCTTGGTGCCCTCTTCGGCAGCCAAGTGTGAAGGCCCCATAGAGTAGAGGATCCAGAGGAGCGTTGAGGAGGCCAAAGAGGAAAAGGATGTGGCTGAGGCTGGAGGGGACTTCAGTTAGCATGGTGGGGGAGAACCAGTACCACAGACCCAGCAGGTAATAAGGTGTCCAGCAGAGGATGAAGGTCAGCAAGACAAGGAGGGCCAGTCGCAGGGCCCGCAGGCGGACACGAGGGCGATTGTCTAAAGAGCGGCGGAGTGCAAATTCATCAGCAGAGGCTGGGAATGTAGAAAATATACTCGGGTTCAGAGCCACTCAGCTTCTGAACAGAGTATAGGATGCATTAGCGGCAGGGCAGAGATAATGAGATGGAGCTCTCCCCCTGCCCTTGGAAATAAACGCTCCAACCCCTCTTCCCCTTTCCAACCTGGGACTCCATATCCCCTCCCCCCAGGGACTGTGGCCAACATGCTGGGGAAAGGGTGTTGATCAAGCTACCGCGTTGTATGAAGTCACCACATCTATCTCAAGACTTGACAGCGTCACAGAGTACAGGAAAAATACAGACCACCTTCCTCCTGAATCCTTGCCCAGCTAACTTGACTTCAGAGGACTAGAGACTGCTTAGAATCAAATGCATTCAGTAAAATGATCTGTAGCATCAGGTGCTGGAGATAAGGTGAAGGTCTCACTTTGGATTAGTGACTGACAGCTGTCAGGTAGAGAGCTAGGTCATTAGGCTAGAGGCAACAACTTTGGGGGTGAGGATTAGGGCCTGGGATTGGAATCTCACCatggttccctttccttttccggGGACTGGACACACTGAGGACAATGCGGCTATAGCAGATGGCCATGGCAGTCAATGGCAGCAGAAAGAGGCAGCAGAAGGTGAAGAAGTTATAGGTGGTCTCTTGCCAGCAAGCCTTGAAGCTGCCTTTGGTGACACACTGTGTAAAAGAGACTGGGCCAGCTCGGTGGACAGTATGGAACAGGAACAGCTGGAGTGGAGTTGAGGACTATTAGAAAtggtccctccctcccctgccccattCTCCTATGTCACAGTATCTCCTCCCAGTTCACCCTTAATCCTACATTAATCCCAGGTGAACAGTGCAGTACTGAGCAATGGTTCATGCAtgtgtcatttttaaaaaagttagcaATGTATCTTGAAAATCCCTAACTTCCCTTTAGGCTTAAATATGGAGCTGTCCACTAAGTTTGTGAAATTCTGAAACTTAGAAGAATCTTGCCTTCTCAACTACTATTCTAACATTGCactttacatgtatatatatatatatctaccacCTCACTAACATTTTTAGCTGAAATGATCTTCTTGGTGTGTCTGTGatgaattttgaagaaaaaagaaatcctgcATAAAATGG
This DNA window, taken from Elephas maximus indicus isolate mEleMax1 chromosome 3, mEleMax1 primary haplotype, whole genome shotgun sequence, encodes the following:
- the LOC126073326 gene encoding gonadotropin-releasing hormone II receptor, with translation MSTGNGTPWGSAAGEEAWAGSGVEVEGSELPTFSAAAKVRVGVTIVLFVSSAGGNLAVLWSVTRPQPSQARPSPVRRLFAHLAAADLLVTFVVMPLDATWNITVQWLAGDIACRTLMFLKLMAMYAAAFLPVVIGLDRQAAVLHPFGPRSGGRKLLGAAWGFSFLLALPQLFLFHTVHRAGPVSFTQCVTKGSFKACWQETTYNFFTFCCLFLLPLTAMAICYSRIVLSVSSPRKRKGNHASADEFALRRSLDNRPRVRLRALRLALLVLLTFILCWTPYYLLGLWYWFSPTMLTEVPSSLSHILFLFGLLNAPLDPLLYGAFTLGCRRGHQEPGAASSREEGSGRMPLRQLEAHTNVGASRAGETKETFL